GCGTCGTCATGTCGAATTCGGTGCATGCCTATATCTCGCAGTCCGACAAGGGCGAACTCGTCATCGGCGCCGGAACCGACCAGTATAATTCCTATTCCCAGACCGGCGGCCTGCAGATCATCACGCATACGCTCGACGCGATCTGCGAGCTTTTCCCGATCTTTCGCCGGGTGAAGATGATGCGGCAATGGGGCGGGATCACCGACAACACGCCGGACCGCTCGCCGATCCAGAGCGTCACGCCGGTGCCGGGGCTCTTCGTCAATTGCGGCTGGGGCACGGGCGGTTTCAAGGCGACGCCGGGGTCTGCCCACCTCTTCGCCCATCTGATCGCCAGGGGCGAGCCGCACAGGCTTGCCGCCGGGTTGACGCTTGACCGCTACCGCAGCGGCCGCCTGATCGACGAGGCGGCAGCTGCCGCCGTCGCGCATTAATTAATAGGGGGGTGGTATGCGATCCGTAAGGGGAACTTCCTTTGCTTCCTTGTCTCAAGCGGTTGTCATCGATGTCGAAACGACTGGGCTTTCGCCATCGCGAGATAGAATAGTTGCTGTAGGAGCCATACGAGCCGACTTTGATGCCCTCTTAAGTGATCAAGAGGCAGAGCTTCCGAACTACTATGGTCTCTTTGATCCTGAGCGGAGCATCCCCACCGAGGCGTCCAATATTCACGGAATCTTTGATTTCGATGTCGAGGGTGAGGGCAACTTTGCCGAGAACGCAGAGATGCTGCTAGAGTTTCTAGAGGGCCTTCCCATAGTTGCTCACAACTGTGAATTTGACGCTGGTTTCCTTTCGCGTGAGTTTGAGAGGGCTGGTTTTAAGCACGCAATCGAGCGTCCACTCTACTGTACTATGAAACGAGCATGTCACTATGTCTCGCGGAAAGGCAAAAATAGAACTCGAATTTCCTTGGAAGATGCTTGTTCAGAGTTTCGAGTTCCATTCTATCGAGGCGGCTATCATGATGCTATGGAAGACGCTGTCGCTGTAACGAAGTTGGCCGGTACTCTTGTTGCATACGATCGTGAGGCTACGAAAAAGGTAAAACGAAACAAATGGACGGGGTATTGATATGCTCTGGACCGTCAACAACAAGACAGAAACGAGTGCAGGCACGGTTGCCTGGGGGTCGGCCGGCGAGGGGCCGCCGCTGGTACTGGCCCATGGCTGGCCGTGGTCGTCCTTTTCCTGGCACCGGATGATCCTGCCGCTGTCAAAAGCCTATACCTGCTATTGGTACGACATGCCGGGGTTTGGCCGCTCGGCCAAGGATCCCGGGCAGGCGACCGGGCTCGATGTGCAGGGCCGCGTCTTCAAGGAGGTGGTCGAGTTCTGGGAGCTCGACCGACCCAGTGTCTTTGCCCATGATTTCGGCGGCGCGGTGACGCTCAGGGCCAATCTCCTGCATGACGTCGCCTTTGCCGATCTTCTGTTGATGAACGTCGTGGCCGTCAGCCCCTGGGGATCTGAATTTTTTGAACATGTCAGCCGTCATATCGATGCCTTCACGCCGCTTCCGCCGCACATCCATTCGGCCATTGTCGCAGCCTATATCCGCAGCGCGCTGGTGAGCGAGCTCGATGAGCACGAGCTGCACGAACTCGCCTCGCCCTGGCTGACGCCCGAGGGGCAGGCGAGCTTCTACAGGCAGTTCGCCCAGGCCGACGAGCGTTTCACCGACGAATTTGCCGACAGGCTGAAGACGATTGACTGTCCGGTCACCGTGATCTGGGGCGAGAAGGACCCGTGGATCCCGATCTCGCGCGGCCACCAGCTCGCCGGCGCCATCGGCGTCCAGCTTCATGCGCTTGAAGGCGTCGGCCATATGCCGCAGCTGGAGGCGCCGCGTCCGCTGCTCGACATGATCCTCTCCTTGCCCGAAGCCCTGCCCGAACTGGAAGGGAACTAGAACATGCTGCTCATCCACTGTCCCTATTGCGGCGAAGCGCGAAGCGAGCTGGAATTTGCCGCCGCCGGCGAAGCCCATATCGCCCGACCGGAAAATATCGCGGAGATTTCCGACGAGGCGTTTGCGGACTATTTTTTCATGCGCGCCAATCCCAAGGGCATTCACTACGAGCGCTGGCGCCATGTCCATGGCTGCGGCCGCTTCTTCAACGCCGTGCGCGACACCGTGTCCGACCGGTTCCTGAAGATCTACAGGACCGGCGAACCGAAACCCGAGCGCGCGGATTTTGAGGGAGAAGGCCGATGAGCGGCGCATTGCGCATTGCCGGCAAGGGACGGCTCACGCCGGCCAGGACCATCCGCTTTTCTTTCGACGGCAAGACCTATACGGCCCTTGAGGGAGATACGCTCGCCTCCGCGCTGCTGGCCAACGGCGTGCATCTGGTCGGCCGCTCCTACAAATATCACCGTCCGCGCGGCTTCCTGACGGCCGGTTCGGAAGAGCCGAATGCGCTTTTCGACATTGCCCGCGACAGCGCCAGACGTCAGCCGAATGTGCGCGGCACGGTACAGGAGGTTTTCGATGGCATGAAGGCGTCCTCGCAAAACCGCTGGCCGTCGCTCTCCTTCGATGCCGGCGCGGTGAATGATTTCCTCTCCCCCTTCTTCATCGCCGGCTTCTACTACAAGACCTTCATGTGGCCGCGTATTGCCTGGCACAGGCTTTATGAGCCTTTGATCCGCAGGGCCGCGGGACTCGGCGAAGCGCCGACCGAGGACGATCCGGACACCTATGCCTGCCGCTATATCCACTGCGATGTGCTGGTGGTTGGCGCGGGTCTTGCCGGGCTGACGGCAGCCCTTTCCGCAGCCAGGACAGGTAAGGATGTGATCCTTTGCGATGAAAAGCCGGAGCCGGGCGGGGCGCTTCAATATGAAAGCGGCACGACCATCGACGGCATGCCGGGCTATGAGTGGGCGCTTGCCGCCGTGGAAGAGTTGAAAGGCATGGACAATGTCCGCGTCCTGCCGCGCACGACCGCCTTCGGCTATTACAACCACAATTTCGTCGCGCTTTGCGAACGGCTGACCGATCACCTGCCGAATGCCAGGGCCAAAGGCCCGCGCGAGCGGCTGTGGCAGGTGCGCGCGGGCGAGGTTATCCTCGCCACCGGCGCGATCGAACGGCCGATGGTGTTTCCGGAAAACGACCGGCCCGGCATCATGCTGGCCTCTGCCGCACGGACCTATCTCAATCATTATGGCGTTGCCGTGGGCAGGCGCATCGGCGTCTTCTGCGCCCACGATTCGGCCTATGAGGCGGCCTTTGACCTGAAGAGGGCCGGTGTCGATGTCTCTGTCATCGTCGACAGCCGGATGGAGGCGGGCGCAGGACTTGACGAAGAGGCAAGGGCGCTCGGCATCAAAATTCTTGCCAACAACACCGTTGTTGGAACGAAGGGGCGGCTCCGCGTCTCCTCCATGAAGGTGAAGGACAAGGATAGCGGCAAGACGCGCAGCTTCGATGTCGACGCGCTGATCACCTCCGCCGGCTGGACGCCGTCCGTCCATCTCTTTTCCCAGGCGCGCGGCAAGCTGGTTTTCGATGCTGATGAGCAGCGCTTCGTTCCCGGCACGCATGCGCAGAATTCCGTCTGCGTCGGCGCCTGCAACGGCACGGACGCGATTCACGCCATCATCGGCGAGGCGGCTGCGGCCGGCGGCGGCCTTGCCGATATAGCGGCCGAAAACGCCCGTACGTGGACCGGCGGCATGCTGGGCGAAGACGAGAGCGCCGACAGCCATGCCCGCGCCTTCATCGATTATCAGCACGATGTCTGCGCCAAGGATATCCGCCAGGCCGTGCATGAGGGCATGGCTTCGATCGAGCATATCAAGCGCTTCACCACAAATGGCATGGCCTCCGACCAGGGCAAGCTTTCCAACATGCACGGTCTCGCCATCGCCGCCGAGATGCTGGACCGGCCGATCCCGCAGGTGGGTTTGACGACGTTCCGGCAACCCTTCACGCCGGTGACCTTCGGCACGCTGATCGGCCATTCGCGGGGGGCTCTTTTCGATCCGGCCCGCAAAACGCCGATCCACGAATGGGCGGAAGGCGAGGGCGCGGCATTCGAGGATGTCGGTAACTGGAAGCGTGCCTGGTATTTCCCGCGTCCCGGCGAGACCAAGCATGATGCGGTCAATCGCGAATGCCGGACGGTGCGCGAGGCGGCCGGCCTTTTCGATGCCTCGACGCTCGGCAAGATCGAGGTGGTCGGACCGGATGCCGAGGCCTTCATGAACCTGATGTATTCCAACGCCTGGTCGACGCTGAAGCCCGGCAAGTGCCGCTATGGTCTGATGCTGCGCGAGGACGGTTACATCTATGACGACGGTGTTGTCGGCAGGCTTGCGGAGGACCGCTTCCACGTGACG
This window of the Martelella lutilitoris genome carries:
- a CDS encoding 3'-5' exonuclease, which encodes MRSVRGTSFASLSQAVVIDVETTGLSPSRDRIVAVGAIRADFDALLSDQEAELPNYYGLFDPERSIPTEASNIHGIFDFDVEGEGNFAENAEMLLEFLEGLPIVAHNCEFDAGFLSREFERAGFKHAIERPLYCTMKRACHYVSRKGKNRTRISLEDACSEFRVPFYRGGYHDAMEDAVAVTKLAGTLVAYDREATKKVKRNKWTGY
- a CDS encoding alpha/beta fold hydrolase, producing the protein MLWTVNNKTETSAGTVAWGSAGEGPPLVLAHGWPWSSFSWHRMILPLSKAYTCYWYDMPGFGRSAKDPGQATGLDVQGRVFKEVVEFWELDRPSVFAHDFGGAVTLRANLLHDVAFADLLLMNVVAVSPWGSEFFEHVSRHIDAFTPLPPHIHSAIVAAYIRSALVSELDEHELHELASPWLTPEGQASFYRQFAQADERFTDEFADRLKTIDCPVTVIWGEKDPWIPISRGHQLAGAIGVQLHALEGVGHMPQLEAPRPLLDMILSLPEALPELEGN
- a CDS encoding sarcosine oxidase subunit delta, coding for MLLIHCPYCGEARSELEFAAAGEAHIARPENIAEISDEAFADYFFMRANPKGIHYERWRHVHGCGRFFNAVRDTVSDRFLKIYRTGEPKPERADFEGEGR
- a CDS encoding sarcosine oxidase subunit alpha — protein: MSGALRIAGKGRLTPARTIRFSFDGKTYTALEGDTLASALLANGVHLVGRSYKYHRPRGFLTAGSEEPNALFDIARDSARRQPNVRGTVQEVFDGMKASSQNRWPSLSFDAGAVNDFLSPFFIAGFYYKTFMWPRIAWHRLYEPLIRRAAGLGEAPTEDDPDTYACRYIHCDVLVVGAGLAGLTAALSAARTGKDVILCDEKPEPGGALQYESGTTIDGMPGYEWALAAVEELKGMDNVRVLPRTTAFGYYNHNFVALCERLTDHLPNARAKGPRERLWQVRAGEVILATGAIERPMVFPENDRPGIMLASAARTYLNHYGVAVGRRIGVFCAHDSAYEAAFDLKRAGVDVSVIVDSRMEAGAGLDEEARALGIKILANNTVVGTKGRLRVSSMKVKDKDSGKTRSFDVDALITSAGWTPSVHLFSQARGKLVFDADEQRFVPGTHAQNSVCVGACNGTDAIHAIIGEAAAAGGGLADIAAENARTWTGGMLGEDESADSHARAFIDYQHDVCAKDIRQAVHEGMASIEHIKRFTTNGMASDQGKLSNMHGLAIAAEMLDRPIPQVGLTTFRQPFTPVTFGTLIGHSRGALFDPARKTPIHEWAEGEGAAFEDVGNWKRAWYFPRPGETKHDAVNRECRTVREAAGLFDASTLGKIEVVGPDAEAFMNLMYSNAWSTLKPGKCRYGLMLREDGYIYDDGVVGRLAEDRFHVTTTTGGAPRVLNLMEDYLQTEFPHLKVWLTSATEQWAVIAVQGPKAREIITPFVEGVDISADAFPHMSLAECTVCGVPARLFRVSFTGELGFEINVPADYGLSVWKTIFERAERFGACAYGTETMHVLRAEKGYIVVGQDTDGTVTPFDAGMGWAVSKKKRDFVGIRGLKRPDLVAEDRKQLVGLLVKNNPRLVLEEGAQIVADPNSAKPVPMLGHVTSAYWSEALQSGIAMAVVKNGHALKGQTLYVPMPDRNIAVEVVDTVFYDKEGARIHG